The following are encoded in a window of Rhizobium sp. WYJ-E13 genomic DNA:
- a CDS encoding metal-dependent hydrolase: MKITWLGHAAFRIETKAAKILIDPFLTYNPSFTGQDIKDVTKGITHILLTHGHADHVGDTIQIAKDTGAVVLANADLASWLGSRGVEKLEMGNTGGTVSLGSFSATFTNALHSSAQITEDGVSHSLGNPNGLVLHFEDEPSLFHMGDTDIFSDMGLINELHQPDIGIVPIGDRFTMGGAVAALACQRYFNFKTAIPGHYGTFPIIDQTPEKFIAGMEASKTEVKAPKPGESFSL; encoded by the coding sequence ATGAAGATCACCTGGCTTGGCCATGCTGCTTTCCGCATCGAGACGAAAGCCGCCAAAATCCTGATCGATCCCTTCCTGACTTATAACCCATCCTTCACTGGCCAGGATATCAAGGACGTAACCAAAGGCATCACCCACATCCTGCTGACCCACGGCCATGCCGACCATGTCGGTGATACGATCCAGATTGCCAAGGACACCGGCGCCGTCGTTCTTGCCAATGCCGACCTTGCTTCTTGGCTCGGCTCCAGGGGTGTCGAGAAGCTCGAAATGGGCAATACCGGAGGCACCGTCTCGCTCGGCAGTTTCAGTGCGACCTTCACCAATGCACTGCACTCCTCCGCCCAGATCACCGAAGATGGCGTTTCCCATTCGCTCGGCAACCCGAACGGCCTCGTGCTGCATTTCGAGGACGAGCCCAGCCTCTTCCATATGGGCGACACCGATATCTTCTCCGACATGGGGCTGATCAACGAATTGCATCAGCCGGATATCGGCATCGTCCCGATCGGCGACCGCTTCACCATGGGCGGTGCTGTCGCAGCGCTTGCCTGCCAGCGCTACTTCAACTTCAAGACGGCCATTCCCGGCCACTACGGAACCTTCCCGATCATCGACCAGACGCCGGAGAAATTCATTGCCGGCATGGAGGCCTCCAAAACCGAAGTGAAGGCGCCGAAGCCCGGCGAGAGCTTCTCGCTCTGA
- the gatC gene encoding Asp-tRNA(Asn)/Glu-tRNA(Gln) amidotransferase subunit GatC produces the protein MSVDLATVKRVARLARIAVSEEEANRMVGELNGILGFVEQLSEVDVEGVEAMTSVTPMDMKKRPDVVNDGNKAADVVANAPITDHNFFLVPKVVE, from the coding sequence ATGTCCGTCGATCTCGCCACCGTTAAGCGCGTTGCGCGCCTTGCCCGTATTGCTGTCTCGGAAGAAGAGGCAAATCGCATGGTCGGTGAGCTGAATGGCATCCTCGGCTTCGTCGAGCAGCTTTCCGAAGTCGACGTCGAAGGTGTCGAGGCTATGACCTCGGTAACGCCGATGGACATGAAGAAGCGGCCCGATGTCGTCAATGACGGCAACAAGGCCGCCGATGTCGTTGCTAATGCGCCTATCACCGACCACAATTTCTTCCTGGTGCCTAAAGTCGTCGAATAG
- the gatA gene encoding Asp-tRNA(Asn)/Glu-tRNA(Gln) amidotransferase subunit GatA encodes MSELTSLTIAEARQKLRAREITATELTEAYISAIDAANGQLNAYIKVTPDLARVMAKNSDERIAAGKAGDLEGIPLGIKDLFATVGVHTQACSHILDGFEPRYESTVTQNLWDDGAVMLGKLNMDEFAMGSSNETSYYGAVINPWRAAGSNQQLVPGGSSGGSAAAVAAHLCAGATATDTGGSIRQPAAFTGTVGIKPTYGRCSRWGTVAFASSLDQAGPIARDVRDAAILLKSMASVDAKDTTSVDLPVPDYEAAIGKSLKGMKIGIPNEYRVDGMPDEIEAIWQQGIAWLKDAGAEIVNISLPHTKYALPAYYIVAPAEASSNLARYDGVRYGLRVDGKDIVDMYEKTRAAGFGQEVKRRIMIGTYVLSAGYYDAYYLRAQKVRTLIKRDFELAFDAGVDAILTPATPSSAFGVADEDLASDPVKMYLNDIFTVTVNMAGLPGIAVPAGLDHRGLPLGLQLIGKAFDEETLFKTAHVIEQAAGKFTPAKWW; translated from the coding sequence ATGAGCGAACTCACCAGCCTGACCATTGCCGAAGCCCGCCAGAAGCTGCGCGCCAGAGAGATCACCGCAACCGAACTGACCGAAGCCTATATTTCGGCGATCGATGCGGCCAATGGCCAGCTCAACGCCTATATCAAGGTCACGCCGGATCTCGCACGCGTCATGGCGAAGAATTCTGACGAGCGAATTGCCGCCGGCAAGGCAGGTGATCTTGAAGGCATCCCGCTCGGCATCAAGGACCTGTTCGCCACCGTTGGCGTGCACACCCAGGCCTGCAGCCACATTCTCGATGGTTTCGAGCCCCGTTATGAATCGACGGTGACCCAGAACCTCTGGGATGACGGCGCTGTCATGCTCGGCAAGCTGAATATGGACGAGTTCGCGATGGGCTCTTCCAACGAGACCTCGTATTATGGCGCTGTCATCAACCCTTGGCGTGCCGCAGGCTCCAACCAGCAGCTCGTTCCTGGCGGCTCGTCCGGCGGTTCGGCCGCAGCCGTTGCCGCCCATCTCTGCGCCGGTGCGACCGCCACTGATACCGGCGGCTCTATTCGCCAGCCGGCAGCCTTCACCGGCACCGTCGGCATCAAGCCGACCTATGGCCGCTGCTCGCGCTGGGGTACGGTTGCCTTCGCCTCTTCGCTCGATCAGGCCGGCCCGATCGCCCGCGACGTTCGCGATGCCGCAATCCTCTTGAAGTCGATGGCAAGCGTCGATGCCAAGGATACGACCTCGGTCGATCTGCCGGTTCCGGATTATGAGGCCGCCATCGGTAAATCGCTCAAGGGCATGAAGATCGGCATTCCGAACGAATATCGCGTCGACGGAATGCCGGACGAGATCGAAGCTATCTGGCAGCAGGGTATCGCTTGGCTGAAGGATGCCGGTGCCGAGATCGTCAACATCTCTCTGCCCCACACGAAATACGCCCTGCCGGCCTATTACATCGTGGCCCCTGCCGAAGCCTCTTCGAACCTCGCCCGTTACGACGGTGTGCGCTACGGTCTGCGTGTCGACGGCAAGGATATCGTCGACATGTACGAAAAGACGCGCGCCGCCGGCTTCGGCCAGGAAGTCAAGCGCCGCATCATGATCGGCACCTATGTTCTGTCGGCCGGTTACTACGACGCCTATTACCTGCGCGCCCAGAAGGTCCGCACGCTCATCAAGCGCGATTTCGAACTCGCCTTCGATGCCGGAGTCGATGCCATTCTGACGCCCGCAACCCCGTCATCGGCCTTCGGCGTTGCCGACGAGGACCTCGCATCCGATCCGGTGAAGATGTACCTGAACGACATCTTTACGGTGACGGTCAACATGGCCGGTCTGCCGGGCATTGCCGTTCCCGCCGGTCTGGACCATAGGGGCCTGCCCCTCGGCCTGCAGCTCATCGGCAAGGCCTTCGACGAGGAAACCCTCTTCAAGACCGCCCATGTCATCGAACAGGCCGCCGGCAAGTTCACGCCGGCCAAATGGTGGTAA
- a CDS encoding YjhX family toxin yields MDISRAEQRILHLMAQGGRIEITRDDNKKIETVNCFTRDGWVYPGFGLELFRKLKRLKAIKSSSGQPYRITNRGLQLVRSQLDNR; encoded by the coding sequence ATGGACATCTCGCGCGCAGAACAGCGCATCCTGCACCTTATGGCCCAGGGCGGCCGTATCGAAATTACCCGCGACGACAATAAGAAGATCGAAACGGTGAACTGCTTCACCCGCGACGGCTGGGTCTATCCTGGCTTCGGTCTGGAGCTTTTCCGTAAGCTGAAACGGCTGAAGGCGATCAAGTCTTCGTCCGGACAGCCTTATCGGATCACGAACAGAGGGCTGCAACTGGTCAGATCGCAGCTCGATAACAGATAG
- a CDS encoding GNAT family N-acetyltransferase, translated as MIHIRNAREGETELLSEIGLRAWQRAMALIGESDAMTDGARSAFRTFVDNSWLTITVVEQNGQVAGWAAREGLDETISDFWIDPSFNRQGLGTALLERIEADIFERGFEEAAMQTHSGNSEAIAFFQKHGYSIHWLSVAYNPKLDRDVPSVGLTKHLGPQEPEGYGPGF; from the coding sequence TTGATCCACATTCGCAATGCCCGCGAAGGCGAAACGGAACTCTTGAGCGAGATCGGCTTACGAGCCTGGCAAAGAGCAATGGCATTGATCGGCGAATCGGACGCCATGACGGATGGAGCCCGCAGCGCCTTCCGGACTTTTGTGGATAATAGCTGGCTGACCATCACTGTCGTCGAGCAGAACGGACAGGTTGCCGGTTGGGCGGCGCGCGAGGGGCTGGACGAGACGATTTCCGACTTCTGGATCGACCCGAGCTTCAACCGGCAGGGGCTGGGTACCGCTCTGCTGGAGCGTATCGAGGCCGATATCTTTGAGCGAGGCTTCGAGGAGGCGGCAATGCAGACCCACTCGGGAAATTCCGAGGCAATCGCCTTCTTTCAGAAGCACGGCTACTCGATCCACTGGCTCTCGGTCGCCTATAATCCGAAGCTTGATCGTGACGTACCGTCCGTCGGGCTCACCAAGCATCTCGGCCCGCAGGAGCCGGAAGGTTACGGCCCCGGTTTCTAA
- the gatB gene encoding Asp-tRNA(Asn)/Glu-tRNA(Gln) amidotransferase subunit GatB codes for MTIVDVRTPDPKRYIPGATGDWEVIIGMEVHAQVLSNSKLFSGASTEFGKPQNSNVSLVDAAMPGMLPVINEECVKQAVRTGLGLKALINKRSVFDRKNYFYPDLPQGYQISQYKDPIVGEGKIVISLGPDRQGQFEDIEIGIERLHLEQDAGKSMHDQHPTMSYVDLNRSGVALMEIVSKPDMRTSDEAKAYMTKLRSIVRYLGTCDGNMDEGSMRADVNVSVRRPGEPFGTRCEIKNVNSIRFIGQAIEFEARRQIGILEDGGTIDQETRLFDANKGETRSMRTKEDAHDYRYFPDPDLLPLQFDDAFISDLAQHLPELPDDKKERFVRELGLSIYDASVLVSEKAIADYFEAVAEGRDGKTAANWVINDLLGALNRTGKSIEETSVSPAQLGAIIDLIKAETISGKIAKDVFEIILNEGGDPNEIVESRGLKQVTDTGAIEKAVDEIIAANPDQVAKVKAKPTLAGWFVGQVMKATGGKANPQAVQALVKAKLGIEE; via the coding sequence ATGACCATTGTCGACGTTCGCACGCCTGATCCGAAACGCTATATCCCCGGCGCCACCGGCGATTGGGAAGTCATCATCGGCATGGAAGTCCATGCCCAGGTGCTCTCCAATTCCAAGCTTTTCTCCGGCGCCTCGACGGAATTCGGCAAGCCGCAGAATTCGAACGTGTCGCTCGTCGATGCCGCCATGCCCGGCATGCTGCCCGTCATCAACGAGGAATGCGTCAAGCAGGCCGTTCGCACCGGCCTCGGCCTGAAGGCTCTGATCAACAAGCGCTCGGTCTTCGACCGCAAGAACTATTTCTACCCGGACCTGCCGCAGGGCTACCAGATCTCCCAGTACAAGGACCCGATCGTCGGCGAGGGCAAGATCGTCATCTCGCTCGGCCCGGATCGTCAAGGTCAGTTCGAGGATATCGAGATCGGTATCGAGCGCCTGCACCTGGAGCAGGATGCTGGCAAGTCGATGCACGACCAGCATCCGACCATGTCCTATGTGGACCTCAACCGTTCCGGCGTGGCGCTGATGGAAATCGTCTCCAAGCCGGATATGCGCACCTCCGATGAGGCCAAGGCCTACATGACGAAGCTGCGCTCGATCGTGCGCTACCTCGGCACTTGCGACGGCAACATGGATGAAGGCTCCATGCGCGCCGACGTCAACGTCTCCGTGCGTCGTCCGGGCGAGCCTTTCGGCACGCGCTGCGAAATCAAGAACGTCAACTCCATCCGCTTCATCGGCCAGGCGATCGAATTCGAAGCCCGCCGGCAGATCGGTATTCTCGAGGATGGCGGCACGATCGATCAGGAAACCCGCCTGTTCGACGCGAACAAGGGTGAGACGCGGTCCATGCGCACTAAGGAAGATGCGCATGACTATCGCTATTTCCCCGATCCGGACCTGCTGCCGCTTCAATTCGACGACGCCTTCATCAGCGATCTGGCCCAGCATCTGCCGGAACTGCCCGACGACAAGAAGGAGCGTTTCGTTCGCGAGCTCGGTCTCTCGATCTACGACGCTTCCGTGCTCGTCTCGGAAAAGGCGATTGCCGACTATTTCGAAGCCGTTGCCGAGGGCCGCGACGGCAAGACGGCCGCCAACTGGGTCATCAACGATTTGCTCGGCGCACTGAACCGTACCGGCAAGAGCATAGAGGAAACCTCGGTTTCTCCGGCTCAGCTCGGTGCCATCATCGACCTCATCAAGGCTGAGACCATCTCCGGCAAGATCGCCAAGGACGTCTTCGAAATCATCCTCAACGAGGGTGGCGATCCCAACGAGATCGTTGAAAGCCGCGGCCTGAAGCAGGTGACGGATACAGGCGCGATCGAAAAGGCCGTCGATGAAATCATCGCCGCCAACCCGGATCAGGTTGCCAAGGTCAAGGCAAAGCCGACGCTTGCAGGCTGGTTCGTCGGTCAGGTGATGAAGGCGACCGGCGGCAAGGCCAACCCGCAGGCCGTGCAGGCTCTCGTCAAGGCAAAGCTCGGCATCGAGGAATAA
- a CDS encoding GNAT family N-acetyltransferase — MVYFVRTASERDLEKVRTLLDESFHAAYDASHGVAKVNELVAHLFSPTALKARLAKKNAEFLVADDGRDIGGVGYAAMSSEMTKTVMLHLLYVKPDLQRQGIGRDIFAELETCFPDAEIMRLEVEVQNHEAAHFYERLGFVEAGRNENSGPDQSGIPTLVFEKALELH; from the coding sequence TTGGTTTATTTCGTCCGAACGGCCAGCGAACGTGATCTGGAAAAGGTCCGCACTCTGCTCGACGAGAGCTTCCATGCGGCCTACGATGCGAGCCACGGCGTCGCAAAGGTCAACGAACTCGTTGCCCATCTCTTTTCGCCGACTGCGCTGAAGGCGCGCCTGGCGAAGAAAAATGCCGAATTCCTGGTCGCCGATGACGGCCGGGATATCGGTGGAGTCGGTTATGCGGCGATGTCATCCGAGATGACAAAGACCGTCATGCTGCATCTTCTCTACGTGAAACCGGATCTGCAACGCCAGGGCATCGGCCGCGATATATTCGCCGAACTCGAAACCTGCTTCCCGGATGCAGAAATCATGCGGCTGGAAGTCGAGGTGCAGAACCACGAGGCTGCCCATTTCTATGAGCGGCTTGGTTTCGTCGAGGCCGGCCGTAACGAGAACAGCGGTCCCGACCAGTCCGGCATTCCAACGCTGGTCTTCGAAAAGGCGCTCGAGCTCCACTGA
- a CDS encoding GNAT family N-acetyltransferase has product MQSGDIIIREARKSDLPALIAMFAADPLGGHGDTTDPEAYPDYAGAFATITASSNQTLHVAERDGDVVGTFQTVITTSLNGRGSSAMIIEAVHTRADLRGQGIGARMIEFAIAEAKSRGVRRVQLTSNAVRKDAHRFYERLGFKPSHIGFKMALK; this is encoded by the coding sequence ATGCAATCTGGCGACATCATCATTCGTGAAGCGCGTAAAAGTGATCTGCCGGCCTTGATTGCGATGTTTGCCGCCGATCCTCTCGGCGGTCATGGTGATACGACCGATCCCGAGGCCTATCCGGATTATGCCGGCGCTTTCGCGACGATCACGGCGTCTTCCAACCAGACGCTTCACGTTGCAGAGCGGGACGGTGACGTCGTCGGCACCTTCCAGACGGTGATCACCACCTCACTCAATGGACGCGGCTCGTCCGCCATGATCATCGAGGCGGTGCACACGCGTGCCGATCTGCGCGGGCAGGGCATCGGTGCTCGGATGATCGAATTCGCCATTGCCGAGGCGAAAAGTCGCGGCGTGCGGCGCGTCCAGCTGACATCGAATGCAGTGCGCAAGGATGCCCATCGTTTCTATGAAAGGCTGGGTTTCAAGCCCTCGCATATCGGTTTCAAGATGGCTCTGAAATGA
- a CDS encoding NADH:ubiquinone oxidoreductase subunit NDUFA12, with amino-acid sequence MIKFLLHTFTWWNNYTFGTLFALRGFKRVGEDELGNVYYEGGLSSYGLPKRWVIYKGYAEASAIPPGWHGWMHHRTDVPPSKENYVAKEWQKPHRANPTGSPQAYRPPGSLSVAGERPRVTGDYDAWTPGN; translated from the coding sequence ATGATCAAGTTCCTGCTGCACACCTTCACCTGGTGGAACAACTATACGTTCGGCACGCTATTTGCCCTTCGCGGCTTCAAGCGCGTTGGTGAGGACGAGTTGGGCAATGTCTATTACGAGGGCGGGCTTTCCTCATACGGCCTGCCGAAGCGCTGGGTGATCTACAAGGGTTACGCCGAAGCTTCCGCCATTCCTCCAGGCTGGCATGGCTGGATGCATCACCGCACCGACGTTCCCCCGTCCAAGGAAAACTACGTTGCCAAGGAATGGCAGAAGCCGCACCGCGCCAATCCCACGGGCTCGCCGCAGGCCTATCGCCCGCCGGGCTCGCTCTCGGTTGCCGGCGAACGTCCGCGCGTGACCGGCGACTACGACGCATGGACGCCGGGCAACTGA
- a CDS encoding DUF2155 domain-containing protein encodes MELSLRNMVLPAAGAVSLLALSAALLSTPAQAARIDNPVAVFSGLDKITGRITTFDVYVNETVQFGALQVTPKACYSRDQSEAQKIDGFVEVDEITLDRKIRRIFTGWMFADSPGLNAVEHPIYDVWLKDCKQNSDVPPPDSAGAK; translated from the coding sequence ATGGAGCTTTCCCTGCGAAACATGGTCCTGCCGGCTGCGGGAGCTGTATCGCTGTTGGCGCTTTCCGCTGCGCTTCTTTCCACTCCCGCGCAGGCTGCCCGTATCGATAATCCGGTCGCCGTCTTCTCCGGCCTCGACAAGATCACCGGCCGCATCACCACGTTCGACGTTTATGTCAACGAAACGGTCCAGTTCGGCGCTCTGCAGGTCACGCCGAAGGCGTGCTATTCGCGCGACCAGTCGGAAGCCCAGAAGATCGACGGTTTCGTCGAAGTCGACGAGATCACGCTGGACCGCAAGATCCGCCGTATCTTCACCGGCTGGATGTTTGCCGACAGCCCCGGCCTCAACGCCGTCGAGCATCCGATCTATGACGTCTGGCTGAAGGACTGCAAGCAGAACTCCGACGTCCCGCCGCCGGATAGCGCCGGCGCGAAGTAA
- the aat gene encoding leucyl/phenylalanyl-tRNA--protein transferase: MAGARRKSPGITPEILLRAYSIGLFPMAESADDPEIFWVEPDIRGVLPLDNRFHISKSLRKTIRQKPFDIRFNSDFDAVITACASETSDRPSTWINETIKTLYSALHRMGHAHSVEAWDGDELVGGLYGVSLGSAFFGESMFSRRADASKICLVHLVERLKQKHFTLLDTQFTTEHLKTFGAIDVPKADYALLLAAAMESPHLEF, encoded by the coding sequence ATGGCAGGAGCGCGCAGGAAGTCACCAGGTATTACCCCGGAGATTCTCCTGCGTGCCTATTCTATCGGCCTGTTTCCCATGGCCGAATCAGCCGACGATCCCGAAATCTTCTGGGTCGAGCCGGATATCCGCGGCGTCCTGCCGCTGGACAATCGTTTCCACATCTCCAAAAGCCTTCGAAAGACAATCCGCCAGAAGCCCTTCGACATTCGCTTCAACAGTGACTTCGATGCCGTGATTACTGCCTGTGCCAGCGAGACATCCGATCGCCCGAGCACCTGGATCAACGAAACCATCAAGACTCTCTATTCCGCCCTGCACCGCATGGGTCACGCGCATTCCGTCGAAGCCTGGGATGGCGATGAACTCGTCGGCGGGCTCTACGGCGTGTCGCTCGGATCGGCCTTCTTCGGGGAAAGCATGTTCTCTCGGCGGGCCGACGCTTCGAAAATCTGTCTCGTGCATCTGGTGGAACGTTTGAAGCAGAAGCACTTCACGCTTCTCGATACACAATTCACGACGGAACATCTAAAGACATTCGGGGCGATCGACGTACCGAAGGCGGATTATGCGCTGTTGCTCGCCGCAGCAATGGAATCGCCACATCTGGAGTTCTAG
- the accC gene encoding acetyl-CoA carboxylase biotin carboxylase subunit, whose amino-acid sequence MISKILIANRGEIALRVLRACKELGIASVAVHSTADADAMHVRLADESVCIGPPPSRESYLNIHQIVAACEITGADAVHPGYGFLSENAKFADILEAHGITFIGPTAEHIRIMGDKITAKTTAQELGIPVVPGSDGEVKTEEDALRTAAYIGYPVLIKATAGGGGRGMKVAKTEADLIEAWSTARTEASAAFGNDAVYMEKYLEKPRHIEIQVFGDGEGNAIHLGERDCSLQRRHQKVWEEANSPALNVEQRKKIGQICADAMKKLKYRGAGTIEFLYENGEFYFIEMNTRLQVEHPVTEAITGIDLVHEQIRVASGGGLSVTQDEVHFHGHAIECRINAEDARTFVPSPGTITHFHAPGGLGVRIDSGAYQGYKIPPYYDSLIGKLIVHGRTRVECMMRLRRALDEFVVDGIKTTLPLFQDLVSNQDIANGDYDIHWLEKYLANSKPAA is encoded by the coding sequence ATGATCTCGAAGATCCTCATAGCCAACCGCGGCGAGATCGCCCTTCGCGTGCTGCGCGCCTGCAAGGAACTCGGAATTGCGAGCGTTGCCGTGCATTCGACGGCTGATGCCGACGCCATGCATGTGCGCCTTGCCGACGAAAGTGTGTGCATCGGGCCGCCGCCTTCGCGCGAAAGCTATCTCAACATCCACCAGATCGTCGCAGCCTGCGAAATCACCGGCGCTGATGCCGTACATCCGGGTTACGGCTTCCTGTCGGAAAATGCCAAGTTCGCCGATATTCTCGAAGCCCACGGCATTACCTTCATCGGCCCGACGGCGGAACACATCCGCATCATGGGCGACAAGATCACCGCCAAGACGACGGCGCAGGAACTCGGCATCCCCGTCGTTCCCGGCTCCGATGGCGAAGTGAAGACCGAAGAGGATGCGCTGAGGACGGCAGCCTATATAGGCTATCCGGTGCTGATCAAGGCAACGGCCGGCGGCGGCGGACGCGGCATGAAGGTCGCCAAGACCGAAGCCGACCTGATTGAAGCCTGGTCGACGGCCCGCACCGAAGCGTCCGCCGCTTTCGGCAATGACGCCGTCTACATGGAAAAATACCTCGAAAAGCCACGCCACATCGAAATCCAGGTGTTCGGCGACGGCGAAGGCAATGCCATCCATCTCGGCGAACGCGACTGCTCGCTGCAGCGCCGTCACCAGAAGGTCTGGGAAGAGGCAAACTCGCCTGCCCTCAATGTCGAGCAGCGCAAGAAGATCGGCCAGATCTGCGCCGACGCCATGAAGAAGCTGAAATACCGCGGCGCCGGCACGATCGAGTTCCTCTATGAAAATGGCGAGTTCTATTTCATCGAAATGAACACCCGCCTGCAGGTGGAGCATCCGGTCACCGAAGCCATTACCGGCATCGACCTCGTGCATGAGCAGATCCGCGTTGCCTCCGGCGGCGGTCTCTCGGTCACGCAGGACGAAGTGCACTTCCACGGCCACGCCATCGAATGCCGCATCAATGCCGAAGACGCACGCACTTTCGTGCCCTCGCCCGGCACGATCACGCATTTCCATGCACCGGGTGGACTTGGCGTGCGCATCGATTCCGGTGCCTATCAGGGCTACAAGATCCCGCCCTATTACGACAGCCTCATCGGCAAGCTGATCGTGCACGGTCGGACACGCGTCGAATGCATGATGCGCCTGCGTCGCGCGCTCGATGAATTTGTCGTTGACGGAATCAAGACGACGCTGCCACTGTTCCAGGATCTCGTTTCCAACCAGGATATCGCCAACGGCGACTACGATATTCATTGGCTGGAAAAGTATCTCGCCAACAGCAAGCCGGCAGCATAG
- the accB gene encoding acetyl-CoA carboxylase biotin carboxyl carrier protein: protein MAEKKSGIDQALIRDLANILKDTDLTEIEVEQEDLRIRVSRAGTTQYIQAPIAAPAYAAPAAAAAAPVAAAAAPAAAGRNPANTVNAPMVGTAYMAPAPGARAFIELGATVKEGQTLLIIEAMKTMNQIPSPKSGKVTEILVEDGSPVEYGQALVVIE, encoded by the coding sequence ATGGCTGAAAAGAAATCCGGTATCGATCAGGCACTGATCCGCGATCTCGCCAATATCCTCAAGGACACGGATCTGACCGAGATCGAAGTCGAACAGGAAGATCTGCGTATCCGCGTTTCCCGCGCAGGCACGACCCAGTACATCCAGGCGCCGATTGCGGCCCCCGCCTATGCAGCACCGGCTGCAGCTGCAGCAGCCCCGGTAGCTGCTGCCGCTGCTCCCGCAGCGGCAGGCCGCAACCCGGCGAACACGGTGAACGCGCCGATGGTCGGCACCGCCTATATGGCCCCGGCCCCGGGCGCGCGCGCGTTTATCGAACTCGGCGCTACGGTCAAGGAAGGCCAGACGCTCCTCATCATCGAAGCGATGAAGACGATGAACCAGATCCCCTCGCCGAAGTCGGGCAAGGTTACGGAAATCCTCGTCGAAGACGGCTCGCCCGTCGAATACGGCCAGGCGCTCGTCGTCATCGAATAA
- the aroQ gene encoding type II 3-dehydroquinate dehydratase — MTQTIFVLNGPNLNMLGKREPGIYGGKTLKDIEADCKAAGRELGFDIDFRQSNHEGTLVDWLHEADEKAVGVAINAGAYTHTSVALHDAIRAISIPVIELHISNVHAREEFRHKSMIAPACKGVICGFGPHSYILALHALKNITA, encoded by the coding sequence ATGACGCAAACGATTTTCGTCCTGAACGGCCCCAACCTGAATATGCTGGGCAAGCGAGAACCTGGCATTTATGGCGGCAAGACGCTCAAGGACATAGAGGCGGACTGCAAGGCTGCGGGCCGCGAGCTCGGATTCGACATCGATTTCCGCCAAAGCAATCACGAAGGCACGCTGGTGGACTGGCTCCACGAAGCGGATGAAAAGGCTGTCGGCGTTGCCATCAATGCAGGCGCCTATACGCACACATCCGTCGCGCTGCATGATGCGATCCGTGCTATTTCCATTCCCGTCATCGAACTCCACATATCCAATGTGCATGCACGGGAAGAATTCCGTCACAAGTCGATGATCGCGCCGGCATGCAAAGGCGTGATCTGCGGCTTCGGGCCTCACAGCTACATCCTGGCGCTCCACGCGCTGAAGAACATCACGGCATAA
- a CDS encoding DsbA family protein: MAFFSKTLTALALAASIALPAQAFAFDDQQKKELGEFIKQYLIENPEIMLEVQDALQKKQQMAQQVKATMAIENNTDGIFDSKNDVTLGNPKGDVTVVEFFDYNCTYCRHALPDMQALLKKDKNVRFVLKEFPILGPDSVAAHRVADAFRRLAPEKYGDFHVALLGSDGRASEDTAIQVASSLGVSEDKIRAEMKKSPNDGIVQATYQLAANLGISGTPSYVIGNEMVPGAVGIDDLEAKVKNMRACGKTSC; the protein is encoded by the coding sequence ATGGCCTTCTTCTCCAAAACGCTCACCGCGCTGGCGCTTGCAGCCTCCATCGCCCTTCCGGCTCAGGCGTTTGCATTCGACGATCAGCAGAAGAAGGAGCTCGGTGAATTCATCAAGCAGTACCTGATCGAAAATCCGGAGATCATGCTCGAGGTGCAGGACGCGCTGCAGAAAAAGCAGCAGATGGCCCAGCAGGTGAAGGCCACGATGGCGATCGAGAACAACACCGACGGCATCTTCGATTCCAAGAACGACGTGACGCTCGGCAACCCCAAAGGCGATGTCACCGTCGTCGAGTTCTTCGATTATAATTGCACCTATTGCCGTCACGCCCTGCCCGACATGCAGGCCTTGTTGAAGAAGGACAAGAATGTCCGCTTCGTGCTGAAGGAATTCCCGATCCTCGGGCCGGATTCGGTCGCGGCGCACCGCGTGGCGGATGCCTTCCGCCGCCTTGCGCCGGAAAAATACGGCGATTTCCACGTCGCGTTGCTCGGCAGCGATGGCCGTGCCTCCGAGGACACCGCAATCCAGGTCGCCTCTTCTCTCGGCGTCAGCGAAGACAAGATCCGCGCGGAGATGAAAAAGAGCCCGAACGATGGCATCGTGCAGGCGACTTATCAGCTTGCAGCCAATCTCGGTATCAGCGGTACACCGTCCTATGTGATCGGCAACGAAATGGTGCCCGGTGCCGTCGGCATCGACGACCTCGAAGCCAAGGTGAAGAACATGCGGGCCTGCGGCAAGACAAGCTGCTGA